AGGCGAGTTTTGCTATCAAGATCTGTAACCTCTGAGTCTGTCCTTGAAAGTCCCCCTGGTGCACCTGGCACCCGAATTAGTGTAGCCCAAAAATGTTCATCTGGTGAATAAGTGTCTTTACTCCACTCTAAAAATTGTGCAACTAGTGGTGATTCAAAGACATACTGAATAAATGGGCGGCTTAATACAAAATAGGCACTTCCAACATACATCTCAATACCTTCAGGCGGAGGAGATTTTTTAGTAAAAGTTTTCATTGGCATCTGTCCATAAATTAGATTTCCCACAGAGCTGATCTCATGATGGAAGGTATATCGATCCCTCTTTATATCTGTTGGTAGTGTTGTCTCCAACATATTCTTTCCATTAAGCTTTTTCAGCTCAGAGACAAGTTCATAATTAGATTTTAGTGGCATGTCCTGGCCACACAAATTGATGCCATATTTCCACTGCACAGGTGACTTTAGCAAGTCGGACAAACAGTTGAGATCAGCTTGTAGTCTTGAAAAGTGAGCATAAATTACTGACTCAAGTTTTGACGCAATGAAAACATTGGGGAAACAGTTGGCTAGGTTTATCATGGCTTTCTTGAAGCTGGAGGAAGATTTTTGGTCATAATGGATACAATAGATATTAGTAGGACTGTATAAGGAGTACAGGAGGCGTTCCACACTTATAGCATCTTTATGTACAACCAGTGAATAAGCTATGGGAAAGTCTTTCTCATCCTGAGAGATAGGTTTTTCATGGTAATGACGTACTTTTTTATAGTCATCACAATTATTTGTCATTGTCACAAAGTTTGAGTCGTCAAGATCATATATGCGTCTTCTCCTAAGTTGTAAACTCTTTCCAATCTCCGCGGGTTCCAGTTCGTATATGGAGGTACAGTTGATGCTGCTAGTTGGGTCATTGGGTATAAAATTGTTGGTAACAGAAGAGAAAATATTTGGCTCCACAAAATAACTTTCAGTTCTAGGAAATATTAACTCAACTCTTAAAAGCTTCAAAATACACAGCAAGGACACAGCGATCAAGAGGACGGTAACTTTCTGTCGTTGAAAACATGATAAGCAACTTTTTGGCTTCTTCATTCTGAAAGAATACATATCACATGTAAGGAATTCAGTGAATGTGCACATTAAAATGTCTTATAAAAATACTTTAAAAGGCAGTTTAAAAAGAAAGACAACATAGACAACACCTTGGTAATGCTGacaattaaagaggttttctctaaaaaaatattctagtttttaaaccagcacctggatctgaatacttttgcaattgcatgtaatgaaaATTTTTATATCACTACTGAATTGTTCAATTaaatctgtatagctccacctgctgttagctctttttctaatttttctAAACCGCTACTGAGATgtaagcacatgctcagttctatccttctaATGGCaccaactgcagcagaaaggacatgccctgtgAGAAAGAACACGCCACTAAGGTTTCTTGAAATTAATCTGgcagagcaattggagaaatgaatgtggagatctctggatccatgtgaggtacagggttggttctagctttgtgagAAAGAGGTCGACACTAGATTAtgtagattttcattttttatattattcatgGATAACTTCTTTAAGGACATCCTACATGTACAGCGGAAGTCTGTTCTTTAAAAATAGTGCCCACTGCACAGCACAGTAGGTGCCAAAGCCACCAGGTttttgctgttttaaacagcagacacctggagcCAATTTCTGTGATAAGTGACAATgtcaatcacagacatttaaggGGAGCCATTTGTTGTGGTAGCTTTGGTCCCTTTGAAGGATCTGAGGCTATAACAGCAATACTTCCTAACGACTCCAAGTTCTGGTTACCTAAGTAACAACAAAAAatactaataatttttttttttcaaatcaccCTTTTTCcacaatacaaataaataaacaataacaaataAACATAATTAGCATCACCACATCCCAAAACGCTCTTTATTCAAATATAAACAAATTCATctcataaaaaatagaaaaaaattaaatacaaatcaTCCCCTTtctacataacaaaaacaaataaacaataataaaatacacatCATTACCAACATCATGTCCCAAAATTCTcctactattaaaaaataaacatattcatCTCGTACTCCCAAAGCTGTAATGAAAAAtggccaattttcagtttttgggcgcttCACttctaaaaaattaaaaactacagattgctcTGCAAA
This portion of the Bufo gargarizans isolate SCDJY-AF-19 chromosome 1, ASM1485885v1, whole genome shotgun sequence genome encodes:
- the GCNT4 gene encoding beta-1,3-galactosyl-O-glycosyl-glycoprotein beta-1,6-N-acetylglucosaminyltransferase 4 — encoded protein: MKKPKSCLSCFQRQKVTVLLIAVSLLCILKLLRVELIFPRTESYFVEPNIFSSVTNNFIPNDPTSSINCTSIYELEPAEIGKSLQLRRRRIYDLDDSNFVTMTNNCDDYKKVRHYHEKPISQDEKDFPIAYSLVVHKDAISVERLLYSLYSPTNIYCIHYDQKSSSSFKKAMINLANCFPNVFIASKLESVIYAHFSRLQADLNCLSDLLKSPVQWKYGINLCGQDMPLKSNYELVSELKKLNGKNMLETTLPTDIKRDRYTFHHEISSVGNLIYGQMPMKTFTKKSPPPEGIEMYVGSAYFVLSRPFIQYVFESPLVAQFLEWSKDTYSPDEHFWATLIRVPGAPGGLSRTDSEVTDLDSKTRLVKWIYLEENHYPPCTGTHVRSVCIYGAAELRWLLHSGHWFANKFDPKVDPILIKCLIEKIEEQQRDLVSMSFR